From the genome of Candidatus Kapaibacterium sp., one region includes:
- a CDS encoding phosphatidate cytidylyltransferase, with amino-acid sequence MEGSDSQRKSLVQRLAVAAVGIPLVVGAVLIGGWVFAGLVAVVAGIAAWEYGQLMQRRGVLPQWSLLVGGAVAQNLLTFALGSPLVALGILGLSIVLLAWGMALWWWRGSPLLNTASTVAGVCYVGGLLSTLIPLQWVRGGIEVPGGMVLPLLAAIWVGDTAAYAVGCRWGRYPLAPRVSPRKTWEGAVACFIGTALAFWGLLQWWMPAFPGGEALALGMFLGVVGQVGDLAESQLKRDVAVKDSSALLPGHGGMLDRIDSLLFATPCLYAWLALRGWIG; translated from the coding sequence ATGGAGGGATCGGACAGTCAGCGGAAAAGTTTAGTCCAGCGTCTAGCCGTTGCTGCTGTGGGAATTCCTCTTGTGGTGGGAGCTGTCCTTATAGGTGGGTGGGTCTTCGCAGGATTAGTAGCTGTAGTAGCAGGGATTGCAGCTTGGGAGTACGGACAGCTCATGCAGCGGCGTGGAGTTCTTCCTCAGTGGTCATTACTCGTTGGGGGGGCAGTCGCCCAGAACTTACTGACGTTTGCTCTTGGCAGTCCCCTGGTAGCTTTAGGAATCCTCGGCCTCTCTATCGTTTTGCTCGCTTGGGGCATGGCTCTATGGTGGTGGCGTGGCTCCCCGCTGCTCAACACTGCTTCCACAGTCGCTGGAGTCTGCTATGTAGGAGGGCTGTTGAGCACGCTTATTCCACTGCAGTGGGTGAGAGGAGGGATAGAGGTGCCTGGTGGGATGGTACTTCCTCTCTTAGCGGCTATATGGGTCGGGGACACAGCGGCCTACGCTGTCGGCTGTCGGTGGGGGCGCTATCCGCTAGCACCCAGGGTTAGCCCGAGGAAGACATGGGAAGGTGCAGTGGCCTGTTTCATCGGAACGGCCTTAGCTTTTTGGGGGCTCTTGCAGTGGTGGATGCCGGCATTTCCGGGAGGTGAGGCGCTCGCACTCGGCATGTTCCTCGGTGTGGTGGGGCAAGTCGGCGATCTCGCAGAATCGCAGCTCAAGCGGGATGTAGCGGTCAAGGATTCCTCCGCTCTTCTGCCAGGACATGGAGGCATGTTGGATCGGATTGACAGCCTCCTGTTCGCTACGCCTTGCCTTTACGCTTGGCTTGCGCTGCGAGGGTGGATTGGTTGA
- a CDS encoding 3-hydroxyacyl-CoA dehydrogenase family protein yields MASTFSVIVVGILTEHPRKAQEITERCRQYEIPVALASSDEIAASPWRELWEKLRQECLSEEQLPDYVPTVVIDPCLLSTRQRLNSLQNLQRRYPRALWLRSGLTETATACAAALQYPEVVAFNGLPSVFQSSDILEIAPALTASNQALATAKDFFASLGFRTEVVADRVGLIIPRILALLINEGAFTVLERVAEPNDIDTAMRLATNYPKGVLEWADEIGLDTIVAILDALHEEYRQERYRTCVLLRQYVRANRLGRVSGQGFYQYG; encoded by the coding sequence ATGGCATCCACTTTCAGCGTCATCGTCGTTGGAATCCTGACAGAGCACCCGAGAAAAGCTCAAGAAATCACCGAAAGGTGCCGCCAATACGAGATCCCTGTCGCCCTCGCCTCTTCAGACGAGATTGCGGCCTCACCATGGCGTGAGCTATGGGAGAAGCTACGACAGGAATGCCTCTCAGAGGAGCAATTGCCAGACTACGTTCCCACCGTCGTCATCGACCCTTGCCTGCTGTCTACTCGACAGCGACTGAACTCCCTCCAGAACCTCCAGAGGCGGTATCCTCGAGCACTCTGGCTGCGGTCTGGGCTCACAGAGACGGCCACGGCATGCGCTGCAGCTCTCCAATACCCTGAGGTTGTTGCCTTCAACGGCCTACCTAGCGTCTTCCAGAGCTCTGATATACTGGAAATTGCTCCGGCACTCACGGCTTCAAATCAGGCCTTAGCAACAGCCAAAGACTTCTTTGCCTCGCTCGGATTCCGCACGGAGGTCGTTGCTGACCGCGTTGGCTTGATCATCCCACGCATCTTAGCGCTGCTCATCAACGAGGGGGCTTTCACAGTTCTGGAGCGCGTTGCTGAGCCGAACGACATTGATACCGCCATGCGGCTGGCGACAAATTATCCGAAGGGCGTACTGGAATGGGCTGATGAGATTGGCCTGGATACCATCGTTGCCATCTTGGATGCACTCCACGAGGAGTATCGGCAAGAGCGCTACCGAACCTGCGTACTCCTGCGACAGTACGTCCGTGCTAACCGCCTCGGTCGAGTCTCTGGCCAAGGATTCTACCAATATGGTTGA
- a CDS encoding UDP-2,3-diacylglucosamine diphosphatase — MAHVCFFGDVHLGCGSRAEQRRRAELLTTFLLCLPSRYSHVVIIGDLFDFWFDYRTVIPKLFWDTVAVLGTLRRQGVSIDYIVGNHDFGHWRFFEEELGIEPKREGIGCLWNGRRFYIAHGDGTMPEDRGYQLLRSLLHSRWAQSLYRLLHPDIGIQLAQWVSRASRRHTALPPQRLVASLEAFAARKLAEGYDVVVLGHSHYPVLKALGNGWYVNPGGWLTEEPLFASFDGERLELVPVRRFIAAIGANPPASCS; from the coding sequence ATGGCTCACGTCTGCTTCTTTGGGGATGTTCACCTGGGCTGCGGCAGCCGTGCCGAGCAGCGGCGGAGGGCAGAACTCCTGACCACTTTCCTCCTCTGCTTGCCTTCCCGCTACTCGCACGTGGTCATCATCGGCGATCTCTTCGATTTCTGGTTCGACTACCGGACTGTCATTCCGAAACTCTTCTGGGATACCGTGGCAGTTCTGGGAACTCTGCGGCGACAGGGGGTCAGTATTGACTACATCGTTGGTAACCATGACTTCGGGCACTGGCGCTTCTTTGAGGAGGAGCTCGGGATTGAGCCGAAACGGGAGGGGATAGGATGTTTGTGGAATGGCAGGCGATTCTACATCGCCCACGGCGATGGCACCATGCCCGAAGACCGAGGCTACCAGCTCCTACGCTCTCTCCTCCATAGCCGTTGGGCCCAGTCGCTCTACCGTTTACTCCATCCCGACATAGGCATTCAACTGGCCCAGTGGGTCTCACGCGCCAGCCGGCGGCACACTGCGCTTCCACCTCAGCGTCTCGTGGCTTCTTTAGAAGCCTTTGCTGCCCGGAAGCTCGCGGAGGGCTATGACGTCGTCGTCTTGGGACACAGTCACTACCCAGTTCTCAAGGCACTTGGCAATGGCTGGTACGTTAATCCCGGTGGCTGGCTGACCGAGGAACCCCTCTTCGCTAGCTTTGATGGCGAGCGTCTGGAGCTCGTCCCCGTCCGGCGCTTCATAGCTGCAATCGGTGCAAATCCTCCTGCGTCTTGTTCATAG
- a CDS encoding ABC transporter ATP-binding protein, whose translation MTRLQLQHVTKRFGETTAVETLTLTVEPGEFLTIVGPSGSGKSTVLRLIAGLEEPTSGDILFDGHSILHLPPHARDVGMVFQNYALYPHLTVFENLAFPLRLRRWNRAAIANRVQEIAQLLGIVELLERYPRQLSGGQRQRVALGRALVRSPRLFLFDEPLSNVDAQLRSAMRAELATLQRTLGITALYVTHDQIEALSLGDRVAVLSGGRLLQVAPPAELYNWPTSVTVARFIGSPPMNLLRTYVQSGSLHFPDSEGHVPLPVTLPEGSEWLLGARAEALTFRSQPDWYLFGQVRVEGVEYGGHELVVAVSHPAVATPPLLVRLPVHEPSPRIGERLPLYLHQTAWCLFEPLSGRRVFPI comes from the coding sequence ATGACCCGACTTCAGCTTCAGCACGTAACAAAGCGCTTTGGGGAGACGACGGCTGTAGAGACACTTACCCTGACCGTAGAACCCGGGGAGTTCCTCACTATCGTTGGACCCTCCGGGAGTGGTAAGTCGACGGTGCTACGACTCATCGCAGGCCTTGAGGAGCCAACCAGTGGGGATATCCTCTTCGATGGGCATTCTATCCTTCACCTGCCGCCGCATGCCCGAGATGTCGGGATGGTCTTTCAGAACTACGCCCTCTACCCGCACCTGACAGTCTTCGAGAACCTTGCCTTCCCACTCCGACTACGCCGATGGAACCGAGCAGCCATTGCCAATCGGGTCCAAGAGATAGCTCAGCTACTCGGGATTGTGGAGCTCCTGGAACGATATCCCCGGCAGCTCTCCGGTGGTCAACGCCAGCGCGTCGCTTTAGGCCGGGCCTTAGTCCGTTCACCGCGCCTATTCCTCTTCGATGAGCCACTCTCCAACGTAGATGCCCAGCTCCGCTCAGCGATGCGAGCTGAGCTCGCCACCCTACAGCGCACCTTAGGGATTACAGCCCTCTACGTCACCCACGACCAAATAGAGGCACTATCGCTGGGAGACCGGGTTGCAGTGCTCTCCGGAGGACGGCTGCTCCAGGTAGCGCCACCAGCCGAGCTCTACAACTGGCCTACATCTGTCACCGTTGCCCGCTTCATTGGGTCCCCGCCAATGAACCTCCTGAGGACCTACGTCCAGAGTGGAAGCCTCCACTTTCCGGACAGCGAAGGCCATGTTCCCTTACCGGTTACATTGCCCGAGGGCTCAGAGTGGCTCTTAGGTGCCCGCGCCGAAGCGCTCACCTTTCGTTCACAGCCAGATTGGTACTTATTCGGGCAAGTTCGCGTCGAAGGAGTAGAGTATGGCGGACATGAACTCGTCGTTGCTGTCTCCCACCCGGCAGTCGCCACACCTCCGCTCTTAGTGCGCCTCCCGGTCCATGAACCCAGCCCACGCATTGGAGAGCGGCTCCCACTCTATCTCCACCAGACCGCATGGTGTCTATTCGAGCCGCTCTCGGGCCGTCGAGTCTTCCCGATCTAG
- a CDS encoding TonB-dependent receptor gives MVVLLLVAASALSVNAQVGILQGSVQDTAGTPLPGVTLQVKPLGKGTVTRARGEFRMELPPGRYRLEARLLGYEPESVEVQVAAGSVQTLRLSLRQRVIPLAGIQVTGRQPFQAPEDTRPSLIAVEPRQVKYRAGAVEDLLRTLQALPGVIAVNDFSSQLVIRGSTPDQNLILIDGFEVFNPYRLYGLVSMYNPETLAEVQLLTGGFPAQYGDRLSAVLDVTNRSGNRQRPFQARFAASVVNANTVMEGRLPFWEGSWLVSSRRTYYDLVVGPVIRALKLVDGDVALPNFGDIQAKLTLLPAASHILSALAILNRDNTELTTGAQRPRPDSISLLDKSYNMLYGLAWQWQLQPGWMSRLQLSAYSNHGSGQFGGEGGSEFLLGREDPTLEDFRHLQDSLRRLGIEVPRLFSVEGGGSFAFRRYGLQWESLWEPSAQHRLQWGIGADWIHNVLSFRFELDPRLKAIRANNPQIPELPESYATAIAYPRLSAYVQDRIRLSAALTLTLGLRWDYFGFLRKGVVSPRLALSYALSASTTLRSAWGLYYQSPGYEKLLDRQVFLDFTHPRARTLKPEAAAHAVAGVEHMLNPEWQLRIEGYYKRFWNLIVQERLPGTVWVTSLRPGMDPRRPESWTSPVPVPGDSVTVIPVNGATGDAYGVEILLQKLYNFGSPVYGWVSYALSWAYREQQGIRYPFSYDRRHVVNVVLGWRIAPWLELNATWTYGTGFPWTAPVGVKPRVVVEQDSTGAPRARVDYDWRGVAFVADRGGLGNLNRVRLPDYHRLDVRLTTYAQWFGKEWSLYVDIANLYNRANVLAISYRVNPETLAIEERPVRMLPILPTFGVTVRL, from the coding sequence ATGGTAGTTCTCCTGCTCGTAGCTGCTAGTGCCCTCTCGGTGAATGCGCAAGTGGGGATTCTACAGGGGAGTGTCCAGGACACCGCTGGGACCCCGCTGCCAGGGGTAACGCTCCAGGTAAAGCCGCTTGGCAAGGGGACGGTGACTCGAGCACGTGGCGAGTTCCGTATGGAGCTGCCACCAGGCCGGTATCGCCTGGAAGCGCGCCTACTGGGTTATGAGCCTGAGAGTGTTGAAGTGCAAGTCGCTGCTGGATCAGTACAGACACTTCGGCTGTCACTGCGTCAGCGAGTTATCCCGTTAGCTGGCATCCAGGTCACTGGGCGCCAACCATTTCAAGCCCCTGAGGATACGCGGCCGAGTCTTATAGCTGTGGAGCCTCGACAGGTCAAGTACCGAGCGGGTGCTGTAGAGGATCTCCTGCGTACGCTGCAGGCACTCCCGGGCGTCATTGCTGTCAATGACTTCTCGTCGCAGCTCGTTATCCGGGGTTCCACGCCGGACCAGAATCTCATCCTCATTGACGGCTTTGAGGTCTTCAACCCTTACCGACTCTACGGGCTCGTTTCGATGTACAATCCAGAGACGCTTGCAGAAGTCCAGCTCTTGACGGGAGGATTTCCAGCGCAGTATGGGGATCGGCTCTCAGCGGTGCTGGACGTAACGAACCGGAGCGGGAATCGGCAGCGTCCATTTCAGGCACGATTTGCAGCGAGCGTCGTCAATGCCAACACGGTAATGGAGGGGCGACTGCCCTTTTGGGAAGGGTCATGGTTGGTAAGCTCTCGCCGAACGTACTACGACCTCGTCGTTGGTCCTGTTATCCGAGCGCTGAAGCTAGTAGATGGTGATGTCGCGCTACCCAACTTTGGGGATATCCAGGCAAAGCTGACACTTCTCCCTGCAGCGTCGCATATCCTTTCTGCACTTGCCATCCTGAACCGGGACAATACTGAGCTGACGACGGGTGCACAGCGTCCACGCCCAGACAGCATCAGCCTGTTGGATAAGTCCTACAACATGCTCTACGGGCTGGCATGGCAGTGGCAGCTCCAGCCGGGATGGATGTCACGCCTCCAGCTCTCTGCGTACAGTAACCATGGCAGTGGTCAGTTTGGTGGGGAAGGGGGAAGCGAGTTCTTGCTGGGGAGAGAAGACCCAACCCTGGAAGACTTCCGGCACCTCCAGGACTCGCTGCGACGGTTGGGAATAGAGGTGCCTCGGCTGTTCAGTGTAGAGGGTGGAGGTTCGTTCGCGTTTCGGCGTTATGGTCTTCAGTGGGAGAGCCTGTGGGAACCTTCAGCACAACACCGCCTCCAATGGGGAATTGGGGCCGACTGGATTCACAACGTGCTGAGCTTCCGGTTTGAGTTGGATCCGCGGCTTAAGGCTATTCGAGCCAACAATCCCCAAATACCGGAACTCCCTGAGTCGTATGCAACAGCCATAGCCTATCCCCGGCTGAGCGCCTACGTGCAGGATCGAATTCGGCTATCGGCAGCGCTGACCTTAACGCTAGGGCTGCGATGGGACTACTTTGGCTTCCTACGCAAGGGAGTTGTTTCGCCACGTCTCGCTCTATCGTATGCCCTTTCTGCGAGCACCACACTACGGTCCGCATGGGGACTCTACTACCAATCCCCTGGCTATGAGAAGCTGTTGGATCGGCAGGTATTCCTGGATTTCACCCATCCGCGGGCGCGTACACTTAAGCCCGAAGCAGCGGCCCACGCGGTGGCAGGGGTAGAGCATATGCTGAATCCAGAGTGGCAGCTCCGTATAGAGGGCTACTACAAGCGCTTCTGGAACCTCATTGTGCAAGAGCGGCTCCCTGGGACGGTTTGGGTAACCTCGTTGCGACCAGGGATGGACCCTCGAAGGCCTGAGAGTTGGACCTCACCTGTTCCCGTTCCTGGGGACTCTGTCACCGTGATTCCTGTGAATGGCGCCACAGGGGATGCTTACGGGGTGGAGATCCTCCTGCAGAAGCTCTACAACTTCGGCAGTCCAGTGTATGGCTGGGTCTCGTATGCTCTTTCGTGGGCATATCGGGAACAGCAGGGGATCCGCTATCCCTTCAGCTACGATCGGCGTCATGTTGTGAATGTCGTGCTGGGATGGCGCATTGCTCCTTGGCTGGAGCTGAATGCAACCTGGACGTACGGTACGGGCTTTCCCTGGACAGCTCCGGTTGGCGTTAAGCCGCGAGTTGTGGTAGAGCAGGACTCCACTGGGGCCCCGCGCGCCAGAGTTGACTACGATTGGCGTGGGGTTGCGTTCGTTGCGGACCGTGGGGGGTTGGGTAACCTTAACCGCGTACGACTGCCGGACTACCATCGCTTGGACGTCCGTTTGACCACCTACGCTCAGTGGTTCGGTAAGGAGTGGAGCCTTTACGTAGACATCGCTAACCTCTACAACCGGGCCAACGTCCTAGCGATCAGTTACCGTGTCAACCCGGAGACGCTCGCGATCGAAGAACGCCCCGTCCGGATGTTGCCTATTCTGCCTACTTTTGGAGTTACCGTGCGGCTCTAG
- a CDS encoding J domain-containing protein, whose product MEFKDYYSILGVQPTASSEEIKKAYRRLALQYHPDRNPGDKAAEERFKEIAEAYEVLADPEKRAKYDRLYAQWKEFQQSGRRVEFFDWSPWTSATPGPTRIRFVTEDFPDLEELFSTGFSEFFERLFGGGTTTQTRRTRRSYPGSLRGEDYTATVEISLEEAFSGTQRRLRVGDKTIEIQIRPGIPDGHVLKIPGKGTPGYGGGPSGDLLLTVRVLPHARFERRGNDLYTTLTVDLYTAVLGGTATLRTLDGKMLQLRIPPESQPGKLLRLSGQGMPIYDNPKQRGDLYVRLEVELPRNLTPQERELFQQLARLRRTIS is encoded by the coding sequence ATGGAGTTCAAAGACTACTACAGCATCCTGGGGGTTCAGCCAACGGCCAGCTCTGAGGAGATCAAGAAAGCCTACCGACGATTAGCTCTCCAGTACCATCCCGACCGCAATCCTGGAGACAAGGCTGCTGAGGAGCGCTTCAAAGAGATTGCTGAGGCCTACGAAGTGCTAGCAGATCCCGAGAAGCGCGCAAAGTATGATCGCCTCTACGCCCAGTGGAAAGAGTTCCAGCAGAGTGGTCGTCGTGTGGAGTTTTTCGATTGGTCCCCTTGGACTTCTGCAACTCCTGGTCCCACCCGGATTCGGTTCGTGACGGAAGATTTCCCCGACCTCGAGGAGCTCTTCAGCACAGGATTCTCTGAGTTCTTTGAACGTCTCTTCGGTGGTGGCACGACGACCCAAACACGTCGCACACGTCGGAGCTATCCTGGCAGCCTCCGAGGCGAAGACTATACGGCAACGGTAGAGATCTCCTTGGAGGAGGCTTTTTCCGGAACTCAACGCAGGCTCCGAGTTGGCGACAAGACGATTGAAATCCAGATCCGCCCTGGAATTCCCGATGGGCATGTGCTGAAAATTCCAGGCAAAGGAACCCCGGGATACGGGGGTGGCCCTTCGGGTGATCTCTTGCTTACCGTGCGCGTCCTTCCCCATGCCCGCTTTGAGCGCCGTGGCAATGATCTCTACACGACCCTGACGGTAGACCTATACACAGCGGTTCTCGGCGGAACTGCCACACTACGGACACTGGATGGGAAGATGCTTCAACTCCGCATCCCTCCTGAGTCGCAGCCCGGCAAGCTCCTCCGCCTCAGCGGGCAAGGCATGCCAATCTACGACAACCCCAAGCAGCGTGGCGACCTCTATGTGCGGCTGGAAGTAGAACTGCCCCGGAATTTGACACCGCAGGAACGCGAACTTTTCCAGCAATTGGCCCGCTTGCGCAGGACCATCTCTTAA